The following proteins are encoded in a genomic region of Variovorax paradoxus:
- a CDS encoding amino acid ABC transporter ATP-binding protein codes for MILFSNINKWYGDYQALAGIDAEVKKGEVVVVCGPSGSGKSTLIRTVNRLEEVKSGQLLFDGHDIHAPMSSAALNKLRSRIGFVFQSFNLFPHLSVLENIMLSPMRVLGVRRGEAKTRAAQLLERVGLSNKAGAYPAQLSGGQQQRVAIARALAMEPPAMLFDEPTSALDPEMVGEVLSVMRSLANDGMTMMCVTHEMNFAREVADRVWFMDAGRILEKADPESFFSHPQHPRAQRFLSDLRAH; via the coding sequence ATGATCCTGTTCTCCAACATCAACAAGTGGTACGGCGACTACCAGGCGCTGGCCGGCATCGACGCCGAGGTGAAGAAGGGCGAGGTGGTGGTGGTCTGCGGGCCTTCGGGCTCCGGCAAGTCCACGCTGATCCGCACCGTCAACCGCCTGGAAGAAGTGAAGTCGGGGCAGCTGCTGTTCGATGGCCACGACATTCACGCGCCCATGAGCAGCGCGGCACTCAACAAGCTGCGCAGCCGCATCGGCTTCGTGTTCCAGAGCTTCAACCTGTTTCCGCATCTCTCGGTGCTCGAGAACATCATGCTGTCGCCCATGCGCGTGCTGGGCGTGAGGCGCGGCGAGGCGAAAACCAGGGCGGCTCAGCTGCTCGAGCGCGTGGGCCTCTCGAACAAGGCCGGTGCCTACCCGGCGCAGCTTTCGGGCGGCCAGCAACAGCGCGTGGCCATTGCCCGCGCGTTGGCGATGGAGCCGCCGGCGATGCTGTTCGACGAACCCACCAGCGCGCTTGATCCCGAGATGGTGGGCGAGGTGCTGTCGGTGATGCGCAGCCTGGCCAACGACGGCATGACCATGATGTGCGTCACGCACGAGATGAACTTCGCCCGCGAGGTGGCCGACCGCGTCTGGTTCATGGACGCGGGCCGCATTCTCGAGAAGGCCGACCCCGAGAGCTTTTTCAGCCATCCGCAGCATCCGCGCGCGCAGCGCTTTCTGTCGGACCTGCGCGCGCATTGA